A window of the Linepithema humile isolate Giens D197 chromosome 4, Lhum_UNIL_v1.0, whole genome shotgun sequence genome harbors these coding sequences:
- the LOC136999522 gene encoding uncharacterized protein has product MCTLLTPKDLWTTQAIQPCLPEWADRRGHGIGFHLTQVLTGHGCFGDYLCRIGRKYTTECHHYAAGRDSAQHTLTECEAWEEERRVLTAVVGEDLSLPALVRAILEGEDKWRAASKFCDRVMSQKEEAERVRKEEAVGGGDDAPSPQPPPSQPPHPQRGR; this is encoded by the exons atgtgcACTTTacttacaccaaaggattt ATGGACCACCCAGGCCATCCAACCTTGTCTCCCGGAATGGGCGGACAGGAGGGGACACGGAATTGGGTTCCATCTTACGCAGGTACTCACCGGGCACGGATGCTTCGGTGATTACCTGTGTAGGATAGGAAGAAAGTATACGACCGAGTGCCACCACTATGCGGCCGGTCGGGACTCGGCGCAGCACACTCTCACAGAGTGTGAAGCGTGGGAGGAAGAGCGTCGGGTTCTGACCGCAGTGGTCGGCGAGGACCTCTCCCTACCGGCATTGGTGAGAGCAATACTGGAGGGAGAGGACAAATGGAGAGCCGCCTCCAAATTCTGCGACAGAGTAATGTCGCAGAAGGAGGAGGCGGAAAGAGTGAGGAAAGAGGAAGCGGTGGGAGGGGGAGACGATGCTCCTTCTCCTCAGCCACCGCCATCTCAACCCCCCCACCCCCAAAGGGGCAGGTGA
- the LOC136999400 gene encoding uncharacterized protein isoform X1, with protein sequence MAAFSEELTLIDIEDNSEYKIIVNALDAEKARQDMTFATLLLESAKKKTLCSYNLPCAKSSTSNSSRNNSENIEANTSTSTGNNDKSDFENIEGKLKTLCIYLHDAVILKIL encoded by the exons ATGGCGGCGTTCAGTGAAGAACTGACACTGATAGATATAGAGGATAAcagtgaatataaaataattgtaaatgctTTAGATGCAGAAAAAGCACGACAAG atatgaCTTTTGCAACTTTACTTTTGGAAAGTGCTAAAAAAAAGACGCTGTGCAGCTACAACCTACCTTGTGCCAAAT CAAGTACGAGCAATAGTAGCAGAAACAATTCTGAAAATATAGAAG caaatacCAGTACCAGTACAGGGAATAACGATAAAAgtgattttgaaaatatagaaggTAAGCTAAAAactttatgcatatatttacaCGATGccgtaattttaaaaatactataa
- the LOC136999400 gene encoding uncharacterized protein isoform X2 translates to MAAFSEELTLIDIEDNSEYKIIVNALDAEKARQDMTFATLLLESAKKKTLCSYNLPCAKSSTSNSSRNNSENIEANTSTSTGNNDKSDFENIEGKET, encoded by the exons ATGGCGGCGTTCAGTGAAGAACTGACACTGATAGATATAGAGGATAAcagtgaatataaaataattgtaaatgctTTAGATGCAGAAAAAGCACGACAAG atatgaCTTTTGCAACTTTACTTTTGGAAAGTGCTAAAAAAAAGACGCTGTGCAGCTACAACCTACCTTGTGCCAAAT CAAGTACGAGCAATAGTAGCAGAAACAATTCTGAAAATATAGAAG caaatacCAGTACCAGTACAGGGAATAACGATAAAAgtgattttgaaaatatagaag gTAAAGAAACATAG
- the LOC136999356 gene encoding uncharacterized protein, translating to MTWLVVRFKEEDTVEAVPKTWFLSKESACYWPSKSYDNAAIKALIKKKHNPGSTWIKYEAIVLGTYDDLKIAKKKAIKAQSTDDLSSHTEILTKKKNKMHKRRQDRKKHNSSDTDKSNESHRDMSDEDSNTYPSFSHFGNTHVERDNFKTTDNADINAEFKRQFFKDIHLIHLKLNDLMRSIDMLIKKTRCIDEPELNDDTNMAVKTLIQSFPVITEQQLLSMEEWLSNATDNIHALSAFNWRHGSFPSNQGRYVESNFERSWDAIFLGGSSAKKTF from the exons atGACTTGGCTTGTCGTTCGATTCAAAGAGGAAGATACTGTTGAGGCAGTACCGAAAACATGGTTTCTGTCAAAAGAATCTGCATGCTATTGGCCATCAAAAAGTTACGATAATGCAGCTATTaaagcattaataaaaaagaagcatAATCCTGGCTCGACATGGATAAAATATGAAGCAATTGTTTTAGGCACATatg atgatttaaaaattgctaaaaaaaaggCAATCAAAGCCCAAAGTACAGATGACCTTTCATCACATACGGAGatcttaacaaaaaaaaagaataaaatgcataaacgGAGACAAGACAGGAAGAAACACAATTCCTCAGATACTGATAAATCCAATGAGTCTCACCGTGATATGTCTGATGAAGATAGTAACACGTACCCATCATTTTCACATTTTGGCAACACACATGTTGAACgcg ATAACTTCAAAACTACAGACAACGCTGACATAAATGCtg aattcaaaagacaattttttaaagatattcatCTTAttcatctaaaattaaatgaccTTATGAGGAGCATTGAtatgcttataaaaaaaacccgATGTATTGATGAACCAGAACTAAATGATGACACTAATATGGCTGTTAAGACTCTAATACAATCGTTTCCAGTCATTACAGAGCAGCAACTATTGTCAATGGAAGAATGGCTATCAAATGCAACTGATAACATACATGCATTG agtGCGTTTAATTGGAGGCACGGATCTTTCCCATCTAATCAAGGGCGTTATGTCGAGAGTAATTTCGAACGAAGTTGGGATGCTATATTCTTGGGAGGGAGCTCGGcaaaaaaaaccttttaa